The Papaver somniferum cultivar HN1 chromosome 3, ASM357369v1, whole genome shotgun sequence genome includes a region encoding these proteins:
- the LOC113359681 gene encoding uncharacterized protein LOC113359681: MVRDGNSILAFRDNWIPNSAQPLCSAYPNPNFLVSDLIDKDTNSWNLDLVKAYFTPQNAQIIQGIRVPLSDNDRLIWPFSKNGQFIVKTAYKLLSGQYEFIHNPQNQNPLYKSLWKLPALPKVQYNNSHDVNCNLCGTVVPETLEHLILHCPFDQAVWSLTHFYNEVAQVRDSTLNLKDWVGHWLSSNALKNKVVVVFSIGWSIWKDRCSLIFQGKNLHPSTTARLALKLVTDSESYLRTEPVVRITANEPSAGNDLISLVSSLPDDCIIIYSDASFDINTNM; encoded by the exons ATGGTCAG GGATGGTAATAGCATTTTGGCTTTTAGAGACAATTGGATTCCCAATAGTGCTCAACCATTATGCTCGGCTTACCCAAATCCTAATTTTCTAGTTTCTGATTTGATTGATAAGGACACTAACAGCTGGAATTTGGATTTGGTTAAGGCTTATTTCACTCCTCAGAATGCGCAGATCATTCAAGGTATTAGAGTCCCTCTTTCGGATAATGACAGATTAATCTGGCCATTTTCTAAAAATGGCCAATTCATTGTCAAAACAGCTTACAAGCTTCTGTCTGGACAATATGAGTTTATTCATAATCCTCAAAACCAAAACCCTTTATACAAGTCTCTTTGGAAGCTTCCAGCTCTTCCCAAAGTTCA GTACAATAACTCTCATGATGTGAACTGTAATTTGTGTGGTACTGTGGTGCCTGAAACTCTTGAGCATCTCATTTTACATTGTCCTTTTGATCAGGCAGTTTGGTCTTTAACCCATTTTTATAATGAAGTTGCACAGGTTAGAGATTCAACTTTGAATCTAAAAGATTGGGTTGGACATTGGCTATCCTCCAATGCCCTTAAAAATAAAGTTGTTGTTGTGTTCTCAATTGGTTGGAGTATATGGAAGGATAGGTGTTCCTTAATTTTCCAGGGCAAAAACTTACATCCTAGCACTACGGCGAGATTAGCTCTTAAGCTTGTGACTGACTCAGAATCCTATCTTAGAACTGAACCTGTTGTTCGCATAACTGCCAATGAACCTTCAGCTGGAAATGACCTGATTTCCTTAGTTTCTTCCTTGCCAGATGATTGTATTATTATTTATAGTGATGCATCTTTTGACATTAATACTAATATGTAG